The proteins below are encoded in one region of Pacificitalea manganoxidans:
- a CDS encoding GntR family transcriptional regulator, with protein sequence MSDKDQKSTRATMVYDRLRREILTGQFRPSEKLRIDAIAGAYGVGNNAVREALSRLAAERLVDRHERRGFTAPTLGLEDWRVLGRTRFLVESMALRESMLNRTDAWEESIVVAFHHLSKIGKAAGFRQDLPEWNTEHRNFHRALIANCGSHWLLDFCEQLADQAQRYIYVSNLYRVSHRDGLAEHRDLMDVVLDGNIAQAEAALVAHYSKTLVNLEELFQTEDFLATLAPADPG encoded by the coding sequence ATGTCCGACAAGGATCAGAAATCAACCCGCGCCACGATGGTCTATGACCGGCTGCGCCGTGAGATACTCACCGGGCAGTTCCGACCGTCGGAGAAACTGCGGATTGATGCTATTGCCGGCGCCTATGGCGTCGGCAACAACGCGGTGCGCGAAGCTTTGTCGCGGCTCGCGGCGGAACGGCTGGTGGATCGTCACGAGCGGCGCGGTTTCACCGCGCCGACGCTGGGGCTTGAAGACTGGCGGGTGCTGGGGCGAACCCGGTTTTTGGTGGAATCCATGGCGCTGCGGGAATCGATGCTGAACCGCACCGATGCCTGGGAGGAAAGCATCGTCGTCGCCTTTCACCACCTGTCCAAGATCGGCAAGGCGGCGGGCTTCCGGCAGGACTTGCCGGAGTGGAACACCGAACACCGCAATTTCCACCGCGCGTTGATCGCGAATTGCGGCTCCCATTGGCTGCTGGATTTTTGCGAGCAACTCGCCGATCAGGCGCAGCGCTATATCTACGTCTCGAACCTATACCGGGTGTCGCACCGCGATGGCTTGGCGGAGCATCGAGACCTGATGGATGTGGTGCTGGACGGCAATATCGCGCAGGCCGAAGCGGCCCTCGTTGCGCATTATTCCAAGACCCTCGTGAACCTCGAGGAGTTGTTTCAGACCGAAGATTTCTTGGCGACTTTGGCCCCGGCAGACCCCGGATGA
- a CDS encoding ABC transporter permease: MSNAEVTLSDVSVPTEYPDHKVWEEKVSWSARVPRWFSMAVIMAVFLGCWHFVTSLGLVSPLILPSVPDTFADILFVGKSLLSGTYMLSAFWVTTQEVLVGFVIAVTVGVTLGVLVGETTIGERAVMPYIVAIDTMPKIAFAPLFVSWLGFGIASKVALAAFISVFPIVVGTAAGLHAADANGRMMFQSIGASRMQTLLMLKVPSGLPQFFTGLKIASISVVGGAVAGELLGGGQGFGELIRAAAAQLSTARVFSLIIYLSLLGVAMFGFVSWMQHKFVFWQRSSTIRPPVS; encoded by the coding sequence GTGAGCAATGCAGAAGTGACGTTGTCAGACGTCTCGGTGCCGACCGAATATCCCGACCATAAGGTCTGGGAGGAAAAGGTCTCGTGGTCCGCGCGGGTGCCGCGCTGGTTTTCCATGGCCGTCATCATGGCGGTGTTTCTGGGGTGCTGGCACTTCGTCACGTCGCTGGGACTGGTCTCGCCCCTGATCCTGCCGTCGGTGCCCGATACCTTTGCCGACATTCTGTTCGTGGGTAAAAGCCTGCTGTCGGGCACATACATGCTGTCGGCCTTCTGGGTCACCACGCAGGAGGTGCTGGTCGGGTTCGTGATCGCGGTCACCGTCGGCGTCACGCTGGGAGTTCTGGTGGGGGAAACCACCATCGGCGAACGCGCAGTGATGCCCTATATCGTGGCCATCGACACCATGCCCAAGATCGCCTTTGCGCCGCTGTTCGTCTCGTGGCTGGGCTTTGGCATTGCGTCGAAAGTGGCGCTGGCGGCCTTTATCTCGGTGTTTCCCATCGTTGTGGGCACTGCTGCCGGATTGCACGCCGCCGATGCCAATGGCCGGATGATGTTCCAAAGCATCGGCGCCTCGCGGATGCAGACCCTGCTGATGCTCAAGGTGCCCTCGGGGCTGCCGCAGTTCTTTACCGGGCTTAAAATCGCCTCGATCAGCGTCGTTGGCGGCGCGGTAGCGGGCGAATTGTTGGGCGGGGGACAGGGATTTGGTGAATTGATCCGCGCAGCCGCAGCGCAACTTAGCACGGCGCGGGTGTTTTCATTGATCATCTATCTCAGCCTGCTAGGGGTGGCGATGTTCGGATTTGTCTCTTGGATGCAGCACAAGTTCGTTTTCTGGCAGCGCAGCAGTACAATCAGGCCGCCGGTTTCGTGA
- a CDS encoding ABC transporter ATP-binding protein — translation MIAQDIMKSAGVAPRPIYELSGVSRYFKGGEITALDGVDFEIAQGEFHSVIGSSGCGKTTLLKIMAGLMPPSEGRVMLGGKPVLGPRDDIGMMFQQATMFPWRTTIENILLPIEIRRGRKAAMAARPRAEDLLKVVGLAGFEDVYPSSLSGGMAQRAAICRMLISDPDVLLLDEPFSALDEITRDFMNLELQKVCMERNASAFLVTHSISEAVILSDTVHVMSARPGRVVKSVKIDLPRPRTLEMTTLPEFGAYATTIRNLLDKGAFL, via the coding sequence ATGATCGCGCAGGACATTATGAAGTCGGCCGGGGTAGCACCCCGGCCGATCTATGAGCTCAGCGGGGTCTCGCGCTATTTCAAGGGCGGCGAAATCACCGCCCTCGACGGTGTCGATTTCGAAATCGCACAGGGCGAGTTCCATTCGGTGATCGGCTCAAGCGGATGCGGCAAGACCACCTTGCTGAAGATCATGGCCGGTCTGATGCCCCCCTCGGAAGGCCGGGTAATGCTGGGCGGCAAGCCGGTGCTTGGCCCCCGCGACGACATCGGCATGATGTTCCAGCAGGCGACGATGTTCCCGTGGCGCACGACCATCGAAAACATCCTGCTGCCCATCGAGATCCGCAGGGGCCGCAAGGCCGCGATGGCCGCGCGTCCGCGTGCGGAGGATCTGCTGAAGGTCGTTGGTCTGGCAGGATTTGAGGATGTCTATCCCTCCTCGCTGTCGGGCGGCATGGCCCAGCGGGCCGCGATCTGCCGGATGCTGATTTCGGACCCGGATGTTCTGTTGCTGGATGAGCCGTTCAGCGCGCTTGACGAGATCACCCGCGACTTCATGAACCTCGAACTTCAGAAGGTCTGCATGGAACGTAACGCGTCGGCCTTCCTCGTCACCCATTCGATTTCCGAGGCAGTGATCCTGTCCGACACCGTGCATGTGATGTCGGCCCGCCCCGGTCGCGTGGTCAAGTCGGTCAAGATCGACCTGCCGCGCCCCCGCACGCTGGAGATGACCACCCTGCCAGAGTTCGGCGCCTATGCCACCACGATCCGCAACCTCCTCGACAAAGGAGCTTTCCTGTGA
- a CDS encoding ABC transporter substrate-binding protein has protein sequence MTTRRQMLTTGVAAISMMAMSFAAHAQDLTKVTLAIPSPSGLGYFALYNAIGEGYMAEEGIEVEVQSVNGSAQVLQVLAAGQAEFGHPGPGPLLNAREGGEDIVYIYNYFSSSQFSLVAEADSGFTSPADLKGKVVGVGTADGAEVAFVRSIFDAAGMKEDEDYSFITIGEGGMAVAGFMQDAIDAYASDTVGMATLRLRGIDLVNLTPSEFKGYFGNGYAVTREYLDENRDLIEGFGRALVRGAKFGAAPGNLEATLDHAEIGNPQLLEDRDFARALLETYIIRTAPAYPEQGYGYQHPDAWQNWHDTLVSSGDLAAPMEDLTKAYTNEFIETWNAE, from the coding sequence ATGACAACAAGACGACAGATGCTGACCACGGGTGTGGCAGCGATTTCGATGATGGCGATGAGTTTTGCGGCACATGCGCAGGACCTGACCAAGGTGACGCTGGCCATTCCGAGCCCGAGTGGGCTGGGCTACTTCGCGCTGTATAACGCCATCGGTGAAGGCTATATGGCGGAAGAAGGCATTGAGGTCGAAGTGCAGAGCGTGAACGGCTCCGCGCAGGTTCTTCAGGTGCTCGCCGCCGGTCAGGCCGAGTTTGGTCATCCGGGGCCGGGGCCGCTTCTGAACGCCCGCGAAGGCGGCGAAGATATCGTCTATATCTATAACTACTTCTCCTCGAGCCAGTTCAGCCTGGTCGCGGAAGCCGATTCCGGCTTCACCTCCCCGGCCGATCTAAAGGGCAAGGTCGTGGGCGTAGGCACGGCGGATGGCGCAGAAGTGGCTTTTGTTCGCTCGATCTTTGACGCGGCGGGCATGAAGGAAGACGAAGACTACAGCTTCATCACCATCGGCGAAGGCGGTATGGCCGTGGCCGGTTTCATGCAGGACGCGATTGATGCCTATGCTTCCGACACTGTCGGCATGGCGACGCTGCGCCTGCGCGGCATTGATCTGGTCAACCTGACCCCGTCGGAGTTCAAGGGCTACTTCGGTAACGGTTATGCAGTGACCCGCGAATACCTCGACGAAAACCGCGACCTGATCGAAGGCTTTGGCCGGGCACTTGTGCGCGGCGCGAAATTCGGTGCCGCGCCGGGCAATCTTGAGGCAACGCTGGATCACGCCGAAATCGGCAACCCGCAGCTGCTGGAGGACCGCGATTTTGCGCGTGCGCTGTTGGAAACCTACATCATCCGCACCGCACCGGCCTATCCCGAGCAAGGCTATGGTTACCAGCATCCGGACGCTTGGCAGAACTGGCACGACACGCTGGTGAGCTCTGGCGATCTGGCAGCGCCGATGGAGGACCTGACCAAGGCCTACACGAACGAATTCATCGAAACGTGGAATGCCGAATGA
- a CDS encoding fumarylacetoacetate hydrolase family protein, with protein sequence MQISKSFVVPAPEQVSLPVAGSEARFPVRRIYCIGKNYVAHVAEMGGDATRDFPIIFQKPADSIVQNGGTVPYPPLTDDFHFEIELMVALKSGGYNIPEDEALSHIYGYGICIDMTRRRLLETNSGPNAPWELKKSFDHSAPCSEIYPVSQVGHRDKGSISLTVDGDVRQSSDLELMIWKTSEIISTLSKYYALQPGDIIMAGTPHGVGPVVPGNTMVGAIEGLGELTIQVGDPV encoded by the coding sequence ATGCAAATCTCCAAGTCATTCGTTGTCCCCGCGCCCGAGCAGGTGTCGCTTCCGGTTGCGGGCAGTGAGGCCCGGTTCCCGGTGCGCCGTATCTACTGCATCGGTAAGAACTACGTGGCACATGTGGCGGAGATGGGCGGCGATGCGACGCGCGATTTTCCGATCATTTTTCAAAAACCCGCCGATTCCATCGTGCAGAATGGCGGCACTGTCCCCTACCCGCCGCTGACCGACGATTTTCACTTCGAGATCGAGTTGATGGTGGCGCTTAAATCCGGCGGCTATAACATCCCCGAAGACGAGGCGCTGTCGCATATCTATGGCTACGGCATCTGCATCGACATGACCCGCCGCCGCCTGCTTGAGACCAACAGCGGGCCGAACGCGCCTTGGGAACTCAAAAAATCCTTCGATCATTCCGCGCCCTGCAGCGAGATCTATCCGGTGTCGCAGGTCGGTCACCGCGACAAGGGCAGCATTTCGCTGACCGTCGACGGCGACGTGCGGCAAAGTTCCGACCTCGAACTGATGATCTGGAAGACGTCGGAAATCATCTCGACCCTGTCGAAATACTACGCGTTGCAGCCGGGCGACATCATCATGGCTGGCACGCCGCATGGCGTCGGACCGGTGGTGCCCGGCAACACCATGGTGGGCGCCATCGAAGGGCTGGGTGAACTGACCATTCAGGTCGGCGACCCCGTCTAA
- a CDS encoding gamma-glutamyltransferase family protein, with protein sequence MHFRHDPVYSSRRSPVLADNVVATSQPLATQAGLRILQQGGNAVDAAIATAAALTIVEPSGNGLGSDAFCILWDGTQLHGLNASGRAPAAWGPERFPQGMPQIGVDSVTVPGAISAWVALSEKFGKLDLATVLAPAISYAEDGFVVSPVIASLWAKAAKKLGDQPGFAETFLPEGRAPRAGERFRNPGAASTLRAIAETGGKAFYEGEIAEKIAAFLQANGGAMTTDDLAAHRADWCGTVHQSFGNTELHEIPPNGQGIAALMALGILEHTAIRDYGPDDLAAIHLQIEAIKLAYRDLHAYVADREYMTAVDETALLDPAYLKTRAALIDPERAIDHGVGAPTRGGTVLLATADASGMMVSYIQSNYAGFGSGVVVPGIGVSLQNRGSGFTTTPGHPNCVAGGKRPFHTIIPGFAMEGGAPLMAFGMMGGPIQAQGHVQLLLRTRLWGQDVQTAADAPRWRMLAGLDVACEPTLSAEVIEGLRALGHQITVEAPDNAFGFGGAQLVQRLPEGGYAAGSDPRKDGQAAGF encoded by the coding sequence ATGCACTTTCGTCATGACCCGGTTTACTCCTCGCGCCGCTCGCCCGTGCTGGCCGACAACGTCGTTGCCACCTCGCAGCCGCTGGCCACCCAAGCCGGGCTGCGCATTTTGCAGCAGGGCGGCAACGCGGTGGACGCCGCCATCGCCACCGCCGCCGCGCTGACCATTGTCGAGCCCAGCGGCAACGGCCTTGGGTCCGACGCGTTCTGCATTCTGTGGGACGGCACACAGCTGCATGGCCTTAACGCCTCTGGCCGCGCCCCCGCAGCATGGGGGCCGGAGCGTTTCCCGCAGGGCATGCCGCAAATCGGAGTCGACAGCGTCACCGTGCCGGGCGCGATCAGCGCGTGGGTCGCGCTCTCCGAGAAATTCGGCAAGCTCGATCTCGCCACGGTGCTCGCGCCAGCGATCAGCTATGCCGAAGACGGATTCGTGGTATCTCCGGTGATCGCCAGCCTCTGGGCCAAGGCCGCGAAAAAGCTGGGCGACCAACCCGGCTTTGCTGAGACTTTCCTGCCCGAAGGCCGCGCCCCGCGCGCTGGCGAGCGGTTCCGCAACCCCGGCGCCGCCAGCACCCTGCGCGCCATCGCGGAGACCGGCGGAAAAGCCTTCTACGAAGGCGAGATTGCCGAGAAAATCGCCGCCTTCCTACAGGCCAACGGCGGCGCAATGACCACCGACGATCTGGCTGCGCATCGCGCCGATTGGTGCGGCACGGTTCACCAAAGCTTCGGCAACACCGAACTGCATGAAATCCCGCCCAATGGCCAAGGCATTGCCGCGCTGATGGCGCTCGGCATCCTCGAACACACCGCGATCCGCGATTACGGCCCCGATGATCTTGCGGCCATTCACCTGCAGATCGAGGCGATCAAGCTGGCCTATCGTGACCTGCACGCCTATGTCGCCGACCGCGAATATATGACCGCGGTCGACGAAACCGCCCTGCTCGACCCGGCCTACCTTAAAACACGCGCCGCGCTGATCGATCCTGAGCGGGCCATCGATCACGGTGTCGGCGCTCCGACCCGCGGCGGCACGGTGCTGCTCGCCACCGCCGATGCCTCGGGCATGATGGTCAGCTACATTCAATCGAACTACGCCGGTTTCGGGTCTGGCGTGGTGGTTCCGGGCATCGGCGTTTCACTGCAAAACCGGGGGTCTGGCTTCACCACCACTCCGGGTCATCCCAATTGCGTGGCGGGTGGCAAACGCCCGTTCCACACCATCATCCCCGGGTTCGCGATGGAGGGCGGCGCGCCGCTGATGGCCTTTGGCATGATGGGTGGTCCGATTCAGGCCCAGGGTCATGTGCAGCTGCTTCTGCGGACCAGATTGTGGGGTCAGGACGTGCAGACCGCCGCCGATGCGCCGCGCTGGCGGATGCTGGCCGGGCTCGATGTGGCCTGCGAGCCCACGCTCTCGGCTGAGGTGATCGAAGGGCTGCGGGCGCTGGGACACCAGATCACGGTGGAAGCGCCGGACAACGCATTTGGATTTGGCGGCGCACAGTTGGTGCAGCGCCTGCCGGAGGGTGGCTATGCCGCCGGATCGGACCCGCGCAAGGATGGCCAAGCGGCTGGCTTCTGA
- a CDS encoding bile acid:sodium symporter family protein gives MDFLNRIGIDRYMLLLVGTVALGVLAPASGLAAELLGHVTFWAVALLFFLYGAKLEPAAVKAGLANWRLQGLTLAATYLMFPVVGLAIATLTSPLLGATVTLGLLFLAVLPSTVQSSIAFTGMAGGNVPAAICAASVSNLIGVVLTPLLVAALLHTGDGGIRLDAVLKIATQILLPFLLGQLTRPWIGGQVRKHKTLTLIVDRGAILLIVFSAFSAGTVSGLWASLPVATLSLLALVVLAFLTITMTLMVWAGRVFGLERADRAVLFYCGSTKSLASGLPIATALFPPADLAAIVLPLMIYHMAQLLVCAYASQKASRALATAGE, from the coding sequence ATGGATTTTCTCAATCGTATCGGCATCGACCGTTACATGCTTCTACTGGTGGGCACGGTGGCGCTGGGGGTTTTGGCCCCGGCGTCAGGCCTCGCGGCGGAGTTGCTGGGGCACGTCACCTTCTGGGCGGTGGCGCTGCTGTTTTTCCTTTACGGTGCCAAGCTGGAGCCCGCCGCGGTAAAGGCCGGGCTCGCCAATTGGCGGTTGCAGGGGCTGACCCTTGCCGCCACCTACCTGATGTTTCCGGTGGTGGGACTTGCGATTGCCACGCTGACCAGTCCGCTGCTTGGCGCAACTGTGACGCTGGGCCTGCTGTTTCTGGCCGTGCTGCCCTCGACGGTGCAAAGCTCGATCGCCTTTACGGGCATGGCGGGCGGCAATGTGCCCGCCGCGATCTGTGCCGCCTCGGTATCGAACCTCATCGGCGTGGTTCTGACGCCGCTTCTGGTCGCCGCGCTGCTGCATACTGGCGATGGCGGTATCCGGCTTGATGCGGTGCTCAAGATCGCGACCCAGATCCTGCTGCCTTTCCTTCTGGGTCAGCTCACCCGACCGTGGATCGGGGGGCAGGTGCGCAAACATAAAACCCTGACGCTGATCGTAGATCGCGGCGCGATTCTGTTGATCGTCTTCTCGGCCTTCAGCGCAGGCACGGTTTCGGGGCTCTGGGCCTCGCTGCCGGTGGCGACGCTGAGCCTGTTGGCGTTGGTCGTCTTGGCCTTTCTAACGATCACGATGACGCTCATGGTCTGGGCGGGGCGCGTCTTTGGTCTCGAACGGGCCGACAGGGCGGTTCTATTTTATTGCGGGTCTACCAAAAGCCTTGCCTCCGGGCTTCCGATCGCGACGGCCCTCTTTCCGCCGGCGGATCTTGCCGCCATCGTTTTGCCGCTGATGATCTACCATATGGCGCAACTTCTGGTCTGTGCTTATGCCTCGCAGAAGGCATCGCGGGCCCTCGCCACGGCTGGGGAGTAA
- a CDS encoding LysE/ArgO family amino acid transporter, with protein sequence MTQAFVSGFSLGLGLIMAIGAQNAFVLRHGLRRSHVLPLVVICAGSDALLIAAGVAGASVLLDGAPWIASLMRYAGAAFLMVYGLLALRRALGPAEALDPDGQGAQRLWPVLATCLMLTWANPHVYLDTVLLLGSISAQFGAERWHFGAGAMLASLCFFTALGFGARLMAPLFARPAAWRALDVAVAVTMLLIALSLVLGA encoded by the coding sequence GTGACCCAAGCCTTTGTTAGCGGTTTCAGCCTTGGCCTTGGGCTGATCATGGCCATCGGGGCGCAGAATGCCTTTGTGCTGCGGCATGGGCTGCGCCGTAGTCATGTCTTGCCGCTGGTGGTGATTTGCGCGGGGTCCGATGCGCTGCTGATCGCGGCAGGTGTCGCCGGGGCTTCGGTATTGCTGGATGGCGCGCCGTGGATCGCCTCGCTGATGCGCTATGCCGGCGCCGCGTTCCTGATGGTCTACGGGCTGTTGGCGCTGCGCCGTGCGCTGGGCCCGGCAGAGGCGCTAGATCCCGATGGACAAGGGGCGCAGCGGCTTTGGCCCGTGCTGGCCACCTGTCTGATGCTGACATGGGCGAACCCGCATGTCTATCTGGACACGGTGCTGCTGCTGGGTTCGATTTCGGCGCAGTTCGGCGCGGAGCGATGGCATTTCGGGGCAGGGGCGATGCTTGCGTCGCTGTGTTTCTTTACGGCTTTGGGTTTTGGCGCGCGGCTTATGGCGCCGCTATTCGCCCGGCCCGCCGCGTGGCGCGCGCTGGATGTGGCCGTGGCCGTGACGATGCTGCTGATCGCGCTTTCGCTGGTGCTCGGGGCTTGA